The following coding sequences lie in one Trichoderma breve strain T069 chromosome 1, whole genome shotgun sequence genomic window:
- a CDS encoding fungal specific transcription factor domain-containing protein, with protein MLSNPLRRYSAYPDISSASFDPNYHGSQSHLHSINVNTFNNNGHPYPMQHLSQHAELSNSRMIRANPAQPKQRQGSLVVARKNSTGTTGPIRRRISRACDQCNQLRTKCDGLHPCAHCIEFGLGCEYVRERKKRGKASRKDIAAQQAAAAAAQHPGQAQDSQEDRKLLRQQSESSRGSTELPQAAHDQPHGHIEGSVSSFSDNGLSQHPAIGSMDGLEDHHGHVGVDPALSRGQLEPSSAMGLGPYGEVHHNYDSPGMNGHVMVAPSYGQTQTTMPGYSGINYATQAPSPATYSSDGNFRLSAGHIQEYPMANGSSPSWGVSLASPSGQFQLQLSQPIFKQSDLRYPVLEPLLPHLGNILPLSLACDLIDLYFSSSSSAQMHPMSPYVLGFVFRKRSFLHPTNPRRCQPALLASMLWVAAQTSEASFLTSLPSARSKVCQKLLELTVGLLQPLIHTGTNSPSPKTSPVVGAAALGVLGVAMPGSLNLDSLAGETGAFGAIGSLDDVITYVHLATVISASEYKGASLRWWGAAWSLARELKLGQVDEHDLNRNNTRFVTEEEREERRRAWWLVYIVDRHLALCYNRPLFLLDSECSDLFHPMDDIKWQADEFGDSPRVARGAHYECRGRSIFGYFLSLMTILGEIVDVHHAKSHPRFGVGFRSARDWDEQVAEISRHLDMYEESLKRFTGKHLPMAPKDKEQHEIHDNGAVPDMQSPLSVRTNASSRMTESEIQASIVVAYSTHVMHVLHILLADKWDPINLLDDDDLWISSEGFVTATSHAVSAAEAINQILEFDPGLEFMPFFYGVYLLQGSFLLLLIADKLQAEASPSVIKACETIVRAHEACVVTLSTEYQRNFSKVMRSALALIRGRVPEDLAEQQQRRRELLALYRWTGNGTGLAL; from the exons ATGTTGTCCAATCCTCTCCGTCGCTATTCTGCGTATCCCGACATCTCCTCGGCGTCTTTTGACCCGAACTACCATGGATCTCAATCCCATCTCCACTCAATAAACGTAAACACGTTTAACAACAACGGTCACCCCTATCCTATGCAACACCTTTCTCAACACGCAGAGCTTTCAAACTCGCGTATGATCAGGGCCAACCCGGCACAGCCAAAGCAACGCCAGGGTTCTCTTGTTGTTGCCAGAAAGAATTCCACAGGGACTACTGGGCCAATCAGGAGGAGAATCAGCCGCGCCTGTGACCAGTGCAACCAGCTACGTACAAAATGCGATGGCTTACATCCTTGTGCCCATTGTATAG AATTCGGCCTCGGTTGCGAGTATGTccgagagagaaagaagcgagGGAAGGCTTCGCGCAAGGATATTGCTGCTCAGCAGGCAGCTGCCGCGGCGGCACAGCATCCTGGCCAGGCCCAGGATAGCCAAGAAGATCGCAAACTTTTACGCCAGCAGAGTGAGTCTTCACGTGGCAGTACTGAACTTCCCCAAGCAGCCCATGACCAGCCTCATGGTCACATAGAGGGCTCTGTCAGCTCCTTCAGCGACAATGGGCTGTCCCAACATCCTGCGATTGGGTCAATGGATGGTCTTGAAGATCACCATGGCCACGTCGGAGTTGACCCTGCCCTGAGCAGAGGTCAGTTGGAGCCATCGTCCGCAATGGGCTTGGGTCCATATGGCGAAGTTCACCACAACTATGATAGCCCCGGCATGAATGGGCATGTAATGGTAGCCCCTTCGTATGGCCAGACGCAAACCACCATGCCCGGGTATTCGGGCATCAACTACGCTACACAAGCCCCGAGTCCGGCGACTTATAGCAGCGACGGCAACTTTCGACTCAGCGCCGGCCACATCCAAGAGTACCCCATGGCAAATGGGAGCTCACCCTCGTGGGGAGTCTCGCTAGCCTCGCCTTCTGGCCAGTtccagcttcagctttcCCAGCCCATCTTCAAGCAGAGTGATCTGCGATACCCCGTCCTTGAGCCCCTACTACCTCACTTGGGAAACATCCTCCCCCTTTCGCTGGCCTGCGATCTGATTGACCTGTActtttcctcatcttcatcggcacAAATGCACCCAATGTCTCCATACGTTTTGGGTTTCGTGTTCCGAAAGCGCTCCTTTTTACATCCCACAAACCCGAGGAGGTGCCAGCCCGCGCTGCTTGCGAGCATGCTGTGGGTAGCAGCGCAGACCAGCGAGGCGTCTTTCCTGACGAGCCTCCCCTCCGCAAGGAGCAAGGTCTgccagaagctgctcgagCTGACTGTGGGACTTCTTCAGCCCTTGATCCACACCGGCACAAACAGCCCTTCCCCCAAGACCAGCCCGGTAGTTGGCGCGGCTGCCTTGGGAGTTCTTGGCGTTGCTATGCCAGGCTCGCTGAACCTGGATTCCCTGGCCGGTGAAACAGGTGCCTTTGGAGCCATAGGAAGCCTCGACGATGTCATTACCTATGTGCATCTTGCCACAGTCATCTCCGCCAGCGAGTATAAGGGCGCCAGCCTACGATGGTGGGGTGCCGCGTGGTCTCTCGCCAGGGAGCTTAAGCTTGGCC AAGTGGATGAGCACGACTTGAACAGAAACAACACACGCTTTGTGACAGAAGAGGAGCGGGAGGAGCGGCGGCGAGCTTGGTGGCTAGTTTACATTGTCGATAGGCACCTGGCTCTTTGCTATAACCGCCCCCTGTTTCTCCTTGATAGCGAGTGCAGCGACCTCTTCCACCCCATGGACGACATCAAGTGGCAAGCGG ATGAGTTTGGCGACAGCCCGCGTGTTGCTCGTGGGGCTCATTACGAGTGTCGTGGCCGCAGCATCTTTGGCTATTTCTTGTCTCTGATGACCATCCTGGGCGAGATTGTCGACGTTCATCACGCAAAGAGCCACCCGCGATTTGGCGTCGGGTTCCGCTCTGCGCGGGATTGGGACGAGCAAGTTGCTGAGATTTCCCGACACCTGGACATGTATGAAGAGAGTCTAAAGCGGTTCACTGGAAAGCATCTTCCAATGGCCCCAAAGGACAAGGAGCAGCATGAGATTCACGACAACGGAGCCGTGCCGGACATGCAGTCTCCGCTCTCGGTGCGGACCAATGCGTCCAGTCGTATGACGGAGAGTGAGATCCAGGCCAGCATCGTGGTAGCCTACAGCACCCATGTGATGCATGTCCTCCACATTCTGCTCGCAGATAAATGGGACCCCATCAATCTTCTGGATGACGACGACCTGTGGATTTCATCAGAAGGGTTCGTGACGGCAACGAGCCACGCGGTATCGGCTGCCGAAGCCATCAACCAGATTCTTGAATTCGACCCCGGCTTGGAGTTTATGCCATTCTTTTACGGCGTCTACCTCCTCCAGGGatctttcctcctcctcttgaTCGCCGACAAGCTGCAAGCTGAAGCGTCTCCAAGTGTCATCAAGGCATGTGAGACCATTGTGCGAGCACACGAAGCTTGTGTGGTGACTCTGAGCACAGAGTATCAA CGAAACTTTAGCAAGGTCATGCGAAGCGCGCTTGCACTGATTCGGGGTCGTGTGCCAGAGGATCTagctgagcagcagcaacgacGACGCGAACTCCTTGCGTTGTACCGATGGACGGGTAACGGAACCGGCCTCGCCCTTTGA